The Arabidopsis thaliana chromosome 5, partial sequence genomic interval GGCTATCACTTGTAATGATCTAGATATCAATGTGTTGGATGGTTCTTGATCACATTTACTCATCTTTCTCAGGAAATATCTTATGTATGAGCATGGAGTTATTGCTCTCAATCTCCATTTCAATTTGTTCAACACCAAAAGCTCCATTCTTTGGACTGATTTAGCCTCAAACACAAACTGAGGATCTCCAACCTGTTCCGAAATGTGATCAAACCGCAATCGATTCAAGACATTGTCGGGTCGAATAGAACATCTCGACAATTTAACGAGTTTAGAGGAGAACCTGAAGATCTATCAACATTGGAACTTcagtttcttcaattttggCTGCCAATGATAAACAAGCCACAGCCAACAACTGCAATATCCAACCTTTGCCACTCTACAAGAAGAATCACAAATCAAGAAGCGAAAAAATGAGACTTTTTGATGATGAATGGCTAAAAACATTATCAATCTTTTAGTTTAACCAATGTGAACTTACAGGCAAATCATGAACCGATAAGAATCGATCCAAGTAGTTCATTGCTAAGCAAAAACACAATGGTCCAAACTGGTGTACTTCACAAGCCTGTTGTAATCAGAACAGAAGAAAAGATCAATTAGAGATCTAAAACTCTGAGACTGAAGTGAATCTATTGTCAATTGAAGTGTGAAAGATCGGAAATTGAGCATCAGATTTACAGATTTAAGACAAAACCTCTCTATCTGTTCTGCATAAGCCTCTGATCTAATAGACATAGCAACACACTCTTTATGTTCAGATCATTCATCAAAAGGATTGTGCTTTTCACAATTTGAGCTTATACAGATCATTCAAAACCAATCAAcatccaaatttcaaaaccagaaatcaaaatcaaatagagAATCAGACCTTCCAAATCCAATTGAGGGCATCTCTTCTTCCAAcattcaaatccaaatctcCACTTCTAAGTCTCTTGATGTAATCATCACTTGGCAAATGctgcttctccttctccaccaTCTCCATGATAATCTCCTCACTCTCCGATTGAGAAAAACCCATCTGAGGAATCGAAATTTCAATCGGAGTTTCGTCAACAATCATGCCCTCATCATCAACGTTGCTCTCTGTACATAAAAGACTCAGTTCTAGATTCTCCTCTGCCATTACAACAGAGTGTTCATGTAAGAAAAATTGATCCTTTGTATTTGGTAATCGATCTAAAAGGAACTGTATCGTTAGATTGTCATCTAGAGATTGGGGAAGTGAAAGAAAGATTGGGTCTTTGATATTTCTGTATGCCCTCGTGGAGGAaggggtttttgttttggggttGAGGGTAAAATTAAAGGGtgaagcttttcttttttttattgaggAAGTTAAGAAATGTGGTTTTTAGGGTAAGATGGAGATTGTGTGAGAAGGAGAGAGGCTATATAtaatggtgaagaagatgaaaaatgtaagataaaatttgaagattttagaAAGTGAATTGACTATCATGGTAACAAATGTGAGAAGTtggaaaattatgaaaatgtgGTAGGAAATTGAGGTGAGAATTGAAAAGTTAGTTGGTTTTATTCgttgtattttagtttttagatGATGAATCGAGTGAATATCGTTGGTAGTTCGGTATCAGATTTGCGCCATAAgttttttggaatttgtatTTCGGTCTTGTATGCATAGTTAACAGTtaacatttttgtatattcaaTGGTAAAATATTGAATGTTGAAAGATTTAATCATAGTATATGtctttacatattttttgatatttcataattttattcCTTGTTTTAATAacagtaaaatatatatagtttgacTAATAGTTTAAAACAGTATTGAATTCTATAAATCTtaggaaatattttttaacaaaattgtttGACTAAATAATGCAATTTGATATTATGATCGAAATATACGCTGAatcatgatattttattttcaatatccgacattgaacaaaataaaaatgaccccaaaaaaactaatgtaaATTCATGccacaaataaaaagaagttttgaatgtaaaatttgaCTCAAAATCCATCTATAATGATATTTGAACCATTTGCTCTGGTAGATCTTTGACCACTGTTTTTTGATTCTAGGGTCACTTTTAGACACAATAATTTCAATATCTATCATCATTGCATATACCTTTGAATGAAAAAGCAGACTGTATATTTGTATAAGAACTACGTCATATACTCATTTAAGTTCAAAATATGGTCTCTGTTTGTTACACAATatggtctttgttttttacacATTATGGTCTTTCTTTAATATGGTTTTAGTTTACCCAAATATACTGTCTTCTGTTTTACCCAACTTATAAGATTTAACTATAaggtttttaatatttataaaagtatttatttttgttctcttgcAAGTTGAGGTCAATAACTAGTGCTCTATCACCTCCAAAGATTCTACATTAGTATATTTGTAAGGagattagtattttttatttataaatagtaattaGTAATTTTCTACCACATGAAAATAAAGCTAGCTACGCGACGAGTTGCTTGAAAACACCACACGAGAATTTCTTGCTTGAGGTTACATGGCAAATAGTCATCGAGCCACtggtttcaactttcaactaCTATATAGTCATGTTATGGAATGAAACATCAAACATTAGCTCATTGTCATTTTAGTTAACAAAGTCGTATTTTGTAGGAAGCAAATGAATTACACAAAATTCATTgcaataataaagaaaatttttcCTTGAAAACGATTATCTTactttcaaaaatcaaatttcattcTATATTATATCTGTTATTCTtacaattttcatattttctcgTTTCTTCATTATCAGTCGGAGtcttaaaaaattgtaaagatAAACTCCTGTTCATACAATATATTCTTATCCAACTAAGTTTTAGAAATCACCGATGCGCACCAAAACACACAGCTTTTTGAAATTGTAAAGTAGAAACAAGTCTACAACTATACGACCGCAAAAAACCctttaacataaattaaaaaaaaaaaaaactatacgaCCGCGAGCATGTTTGATCTTTCGGTTTGTAGaattttataagatataaaagaaatgtattatatcattttaCCAAGGtgctcttttattttgttggtagTGTAGTAGTAAGTATAGTAATAACGTGATTGTGACAATCACGTGTCAGCTAATAAACTTTGATGTTTTTACTGtctttaaatttgattatcttTTCGAGCggtgagaagaaacaaaagtttaagttaaagcaaaaaaaagaatgaagcgtttttttttccgaatTAAACTTAAAAGGCTCAactatttatagatttttattatctttcatGCATGCAAATGTGAAATGCCAGACAAAAGTGGTCCAAGTACACTTTTGATGTTTTGCTACTCTTTGTGTGTTCTGAGATTCTAACTTGTAAGTTTCTGCCTCTCtctatataacttttttttttggtatagtGAATATATAATTCGTGTTTTATGCACGCCTATGTCAACTTAACAAACACTTTGCTCGAGTCACATGGCCTGATGGTTCAAATCCGAAGTTagatgttttttaaaaaaattataatgaaaacGTCGGCTGAATCCATCGGTTTGGTCCGACCTGtaaagaatttaaaataaatctaacTAATTAGTGAAGTCTAAAACGATTTAGGTGATCATCagttttagggtttcaaaCCCCgatcaaatccaaatcaaatctaaatCCAAATTTCAAACCCGAAAAACTGATTTTATATCcacaatttatatattacatattcTAATTGTCAAAATATGCAGATTTTcagatatttaaaattatttaaataaatttaaataaaaactgttcaaaaacttttaaatattttgtgtattttcgAGTGGTTTGAATAAGTTATCAGACTCTAAAATCTCCGAATACTAAattcaaaaatccaaaaatccTCAATTCCCGAACAAGTACCTCAtttatttgtgtgtttattgGTCTTAAACGATTAGGTACCGAGTTAGTTTAGCAATTTTAGTGTGTTCCAACGATCGTCTGTTCAGTTTTCTAGTGAATTTCGACTAAGTGTTAGTGATCAGATTTGTTGGTCATTTGTGTGAACTGGTAGCCATTTGTTCTTTTAACGATTCGGGACCAAGTTAGTAATTTTAGTGTTTCGACTAGCGATCGTTTGGTTAGAGCGATTAGATTTGTTAGTCATTTGTGTGTGATCATTTTGTTTCGACACACGCCCATCTACGCAGACTAGACATACACACATTCACCCTACACATACATCTACACACATTCACCCTACACATACATCTACACACATGTTACACACGTCCCCGCTATTTCATCCACACCCCTATACACACATCTATGATCTATACATGATCCATGtcatcaaaaaacaaaaaaaacatgttacaATAGTTTATATACACAGAGTCTGGTTAACTTCAAAGGCTGGCCAAGCAGAAGATGGAAAACTCTGGACACAGCCCAATATGCTCTGTTTCCTTCACTACCACTCTGCAAAATTAATCAAGATCAATTTTCATTACAATTCTTTAATCTTCCGCTGTCAACAATTTTGCTTCATGTATAATTAGTACGCTTActataaaaatccaaaaatcttTTTAGACAAAACCTTTTATGTCTTTGCTTTtcacaaatattaaaaaaccaTTCAGTTTTCCTAGTACagaacatatataaaactcAGAATACCATACACATAATTGATCTCAcaacatgatatatataattgaagacacacatatataactaaaatagTTTACTACACTAACTAAACAGAGTCATGACAGCTAAAACAGAGCATCTTAATGTTTGTTGAACTCTATAAAACATGTATGGAAGATGACAAACACAGCAATTAACAGAGAAATCTTCTAATGGTAAAGGGAAAACTAGAGGAATTAATTATTAGAGCAGAGACTTTTACCTTTATATGCCTTCAAAAATTCGTTTCTCCCTCGGCTAATGAGCATTAAGTTCGAGTGAGAACGAGAACTCAAGTAGCAGAACAGAAGAGAACAGAactaaaagaacaaaaacagagtgtgtTCGACATTTGTAAGAATATAAACTGAATAAGAGAATTCAGATTTCTGAACGAAGAAAGGAGTACTTATAGACTCATAATCtgaatttcttacaaaaaaaatattacatcaAACGGTCGAAAAATGTTACCGTTTCACAACGTTCATAAAAAATGTTACCGTTTCACAACGTTCATATTTTCCTACTCTCAACTCTCAAGTCAAATCAATATAGGAAATCGTAATTACGCTCAAGACTCTCaggtaaaatattatttgtttttttcatttaacaGTTGTATTATATCTCTGTAATCTCATGAAAATTTGAATCGTCATCACGCATTTACTTGTCTTCCATTGATTTATGAGTCTTCTATAATGATCACTCTTGATGATTTAGGTTGTCTAAActccgatttttttttttttttttttttgtttcagctACTTCTCCGATTTTTAATACGAGTTTCAATTATACATAATACTACTACTAGAAAGcaaattcttgaaaacaaCTGAACTGAAACCAAACCGTTAACTTGACCACTCATAAGCGAAATCATCTAAAACGCTACACTAAGCGTTTCATCAGTCTCGAGGAACTCACAAACCAAGCTAAGATATTGTTACTTtgtttgaaatataaaattttgagaagaaaagaagcaaagatgAGGATaaattaccaaacaaaaacagagttgaTACAGAGCAGCAGATAACACCAAAGCTGTGCACATAATCTgtcataaaaaaacaaacttttcttttcgaCAAGTTTTACAGCAAAGGAGGTTGAACTCAGATTTTCGGTTACGGTTGCAGGTACATTACATAACCGTCTTTTCTTCCATTAGACCTTCAGGCCTCATCCATCTGCTCCTGAATAAAGCAGTCGATCATTGAGTTTTGGGGTGTTATTATCCGAATAATCTTATAAGACTATCAATATGCGAGTTTCTGATGATGCAATTGAATATGAAAGTATAGAATTGGGCAAACCTGCATATCGGAGGTCCAAAGGGTTAGATTGTCCCTTAGCAACTGCATGATGAGAGTACTGTCCTTGTATGACTCCTCTCCCAATGTGTCCAGCTCAGCAATGGCTTCTTCAAAAGCCTAGAGGTGATGAATCCAACAAGAACAAGTTAGAAATGCGATGATAAGATGAGC includes:
- the CYCD4;1 gene encoding CYCLIN D4;1 (CYCLIN D4;1 (CYCD4;1); FUNCTIONS IN: cyclin-dependent protein kinase regulator activity; INVOLVED IN: G1 phase of mitotic cell cycle, regulation of cell cycle, response to sucrose stimulus, stomatal lineage progression; LOCATED IN: nucleus; EXPRESSED IN: 18 plant structures; EXPRESSED DURING: 13 growth stages; CONTAINS InterPro DOMAIN/s: Cyclin, C-terminal (InterPro:IPR004367), Cyclin D (InterPro:IPR015451), Cyclin-like (InterPro:IPR011028), Cyclin, N-terminal (InterPro:IPR006671), Cyclin (InterPro:IPR006670); BEST Arabidopsis thaliana protein match is: cyclin d4;2 (TAIR:AT5G10440.1); Has 1807 Blast hits to 1807 proteins in 277 species: Archae - 0; Bacteria - 0; Metazoa - 736; Fungi - 347; Plants - 385; Viruses - 0; Other Eukaryotes - 339 (source: NCBI BLink).), giving the protein MAEENLELSLLCTESNVDDEGMIVDETPIEISIPQMGFSQSESEEIIMEMVEKEKQHLPSDDYIKRLRSGDLDLNVGRRDALNWIWKACEVHQFGPLCFCLAMNYLDRFLSVHDLPSGKGWILQLLAVACLSLAAKIEETEVPMLIDLQVGDPQFVFEAKSVQRMELLVLNKLKWRLRAITPCSYIRYFLRKMSKCDQEPSNTLISRSLQVIASTTKGIDFLEFRPSEVAAAVALSVSGELQRVHFDNSSFSPLFSLLQKERVKKIGEMIESDGSDLCSQTPNGVLEVSACCFSFKTHDSSSSYTHLS
- the CYCD4;1 gene encoding CYCLIN D4;1 (CYCLIN D4;1 (CYCD4;1); FUNCTIONS IN: cyclin-dependent protein kinase regulator activity; INVOLVED IN: G1 phase of mitotic cell cycle, regulation of cell cycle, response to sucrose stimulus, stomatal lineage progression; LOCATED IN: nucleus; EXPRESSED IN: 18 plant structures; EXPRESSED DURING: 13 growth stages; CONTAINS InterPro DOMAIN/s: Cyclin, C-terminal (InterPro:IPR004367), Cyclin D (InterPro:IPR015451), Cyclin-like (InterPro:IPR011028), Cyclin-related (InterPro:IPR013763), Cyclin, N-terminal (InterPro:IPR006671), Cyclin (InterPro:IPR006670); BEST Arabidopsis thaliana protein match is: cyclin d4;2 (TAIR:AT5G10440.1).), whose amino-acid sequence is MAEENLELSLLCTESNVDDEGMIVDETPIEISIPQMGFSQSESEEIIMEMVEKEKQHLPSDDYIKRLRSGDLDLNVGRRDALNWIWKIRGLCRTDREACEVHQFGPLCFCLAMNYLDRFLSVHDLPSGKGWILQLLAVACLSLAAKIEETEVPMLIDLQVGDPQFVFEAKSVQRMELLVLNKLKWRLRAITPCSYIRYFLRKMSKCDQEPSNTLISRSLQVIASTTKGIDFLEFRPSEVAAAVALSVSGELQRVHFDNSSFSPLFSLLQKERVKKIGEMIESDGSDLCSQTPNGVLEVSACCFSFKTHDSSSSYTHLS
- the CYCD4;1 gene encoding CYCLIN D4;1 (CYCLIN D4;1 (CYCD4;1); FUNCTIONS IN: cyclin-dependent protein kinase regulator activity; INVOLVED IN: G1 phase of mitotic cell cycle, regulation of cell cycle, response to sucrose stimulus, stomatal lineage progression; EXPRESSED IN: 18 plant structures; EXPRESSED DURING: 13 growth stages; CONTAINS InterPro DOMAIN/s: Cyclin D (InterPro:IPR015451), Cyclin-like (InterPro:IPR011028), Cyclin-related (InterPro:IPR013763), Cyclin, N-terminal (InterPro:IPR006671), Cyclin (InterPro:IPR006670); BEST Arabidopsis thaliana protein match is: cyclin d4;2 (TAIR:AT5G10440.1).) — encoded protein: MAEENLELSLLCTESNVDDEGMIVDETPIEISIPQMGFSQSESEEIIMEMVEKEKQHLPSDDYIKRLRSGDLDLNVGRRDALNWIWKACEVHQFGPLCFCLAMNYLDRFLSVHDLPSGKGWILQLLAVACLSLAAKIEETEVPMLIDLQVGDPQFVFEAKSVQRMELLVLNKLKWRLRAITPCSYIRYFLRKMSKCDQEPSNTLISRSLQVIASTTKGEKKSLSFMFYFLDHFCFCAFLGFV
- the CYCD4;1 gene encoding CYCLIN D4;1 gives rise to the protein MAEENLELSLLCTESNVDDEGMIVDETPIEISIPQMGFSQSESEEIIMEMVEKEKQHLPSDDYIKRLRSGDLDLNVGRRDALNWIWKACEVHQFGPLCFCLAMNYLDRFLSVHDLPSGKGWILQLLAVACLSLAAKIEETEVPMLIDLQVGDPQFVFEAKSVQRMELLVLNKLKWRLRAITPCSYIRYFLRKMSKCDQEPSNTLISRSLQVIASTTKGIDFLEFRPSEVAAAVALSVSGELQRVHFDNSSFSPLFSLLQKVKNNPPNISNS